Proteins encoded together in one Candidatus Lariskella endosymbiont of Epinotia ramella window:
- a CDS encoding AsmA family protein, whose amino-acid sequence MLQVVYYVGVNLRYLVKITLFLIAALFCLHVSLHLVNFDYLKERVVEATNKKYGLKLLINGDVSVRLLPFPSLTLGNVVLLDAGARMIRSESLTISYSFIDFFTERVTSPGSISFDGAKCNFERLKGVLVKEIKSDLSSEIPDIILNDANILFEGNYVPLHSIVIKKRVTGSGDETSASYSLETNYDIAGSNQNAEIHIKDLTKEGDIGEFLISINGSDINLSVTGSGKDLFGNFKFTGDFRVDIANMQKLSSSESEDAENTKVYLESSLNISNSIMRMDNLKFSTNHADDIRGSLAVDYAEAPAEVILDLKFRALDLDLMFNIKPSMNDLSIASALRVITNTLGIYISPGFLKTFTAFLNIEADSVKLYSGEINNFILNADLVDDDIYVNSIAFNVKDIGEFSMYGATNTDEVRKKFKGSAWLSIKSMERFNRWLGLNLSEDVLQKTKTLLFKSDVSVTQHRMKFTDIKAAFGDLFLVGRWTLMRDGNNKMNATSSIRFNDLDLDQIGISERLDSILFLLYNSDDDKTGAKYFEAIHDGGWLRYFPMNLNSEIIADHCKIKGVSLNDVIMSLEVTPGFLAVHNLKVASDLAKFDSKFTLSLPAFRPHIELYGNFSYLDTKFLKRIVPKSLQDSFLDAERPINLMSAHNFDGNISINIEKLTGSSNKAEELALNLALDNGIATIKSLNGKIYGGDLDLVGSIVCADIVPQYVIGFALNNINPGELMQDIIGIDNLSGYMSMSGSLSFSGRTQDVLLSRIGGSIKISGRNLLWKGFSMDEIVKIPEINTSFDDVMHRLTYYTEYGSTFFDNVSGKIDVVGGIAGLDDIELDNRRFKGMFVARYDIANKLLNSLAKFSFIPIGNSAPIVLQVTNKGGLPNTEVAFDTQNLVIFLKNKFAKR is encoded by the coding sequence ATGCTGCAAGTGGTCTATTATGTAGGAGTGAATTTGAGGTACTTGGTCAAGATAACACTGTTTTTAATAGCAGCTTTGTTTTGCTTACATGTCTCTTTGCATTTAGTCAATTTTGACTATTTGAAGGAGCGAGTGGTGGAAGCTACAAACAAAAAATATGGGTTAAAGTTACTTATAAATGGCGATGTCTCAGTAAGATTACTACCATTTCCTAGTTTGACTTTAGGTAATGTGGTCTTGCTAGATGCAGGTGCCAGGATGATTAGAAGCGAGTCCCTTACTATTTCATATAGCTTTATAGATTTTTTTACAGAAAGAGTAACATCACCTGGTTCTATCTCTTTTGATGGTGCAAAGTGTAATTTTGAGCGTCTTAAAGGCGTACTGGTAAAAGAAATAAAGTCTGATTTAAGCTCTGAGATCCCTGATATCATACTAAATGATGCAAATATACTATTTGAAGGAAATTACGTACCACTTCATTCTATCGTAATAAAAAAAAGAGTAACAGGAAGTGGTGATGAAACCTCTGCTAGTTATAGCTTAGAGACAAACTATGATATTGCTGGCAGCAATCAAAATGCAGAGATACATATAAAAGATCTTACAAAAGAAGGGGATATTGGTGAGTTCTTAATTTCTATTAATGGAAGTGATATCAATCTAAGCGTTACTGGTTCTGGGAAAGATCTTTTTGGTAACTTCAAATTCACAGGAGATTTTAGAGTAGATATAGCTAATATGCAGAAGCTTTCATCGAGTGAGTCAGAAGATGCTGAGAATACAAAAGTATACCTGGAAAGCAGTTTGAATATCAGCAATTCTATAATGCGAATGGATAATCTCAAATTCTCTACCAATCATGCAGATGACATAAGGGGTAGTCTTGCAGTAGATTATGCAGAAGCTCCAGCTGAAGTGATATTAGACCTTAAGTTTCGTGCTTTAGATCTTGATTTAATGTTTAACATCAAGCCATCGATGAATGATTTATCTATTGCTAGTGCACTTAGAGTGATTACAAATACTTTAGGTATTTATATTAGTCCAGGCTTTCTTAAAACATTTACTGCATTTTTAAACATCGAAGCAGACAGCGTAAAACTTTACTCTGGAGAAATAAATAACTTCATATTAAATGCTGATTTAGTAGATGATGATATATACGTCAATTCAATAGCATTCAATGTAAAAGATATAGGTGAGTTTTCGATGTATGGCGCAACTAATACAGACGAGGTAAGAAAAAAATTTAAGGGAAGCGCTTGGCTTTCAATAAAATCTATGGAGAGATTTAATAGGTGGCTTGGTCTCAATCTCAGTGAGGATGTTTTACAAAAGACAAAAACGTTATTGTTCAAGTCAGATGTTTCTGTGACACAGCATAGGATGAAATTTACTGATATCAAGGCTGCGTTTGGTGATCTTTTCTTAGTTGGAAGATGGACTCTAATGAGAGATGGCAATAATAAGATGAATGCTACATCTAGTATTAGATTTAATGATTTGGATTTAGATCAGATAGGAATCAGTGAAAGATTAGATAGCATATTGTTTTTATTATACAATTCTGATGATGATAAAACAGGAGCAAAATATTTTGAAGCAATTCATGATGGTGGATGGCTTAGATATTTCCCAATGAATTTGAATAGTGAAATAATAGCTGATCATTGCAAAATAAAAGGTGTTAGTTTGAATGATGTTATTATGTCGCTTGAGGTTACGCCTGGTTTCTTAGCGGTGCATAACCTAAAAGTTGCGTCAGATTTAGCAAAATTTGACAGTAAATTTACACTTTCTCTTCCTGCTTTTAGGCCGCATATAGAGCTGTATGGGAATTTTTCATATTTAGATACTAAATTTCTCAAGCGAATAGTTCCTAAATCTTTGCAAGATAGCTTTTTAGATGCTGAAAGGCCAATAAATTTGATGAGTGCGCACAATTTTGATGGCAATATCAGTATCAATATTGAAAAATTGACAGGTAGTTCTAATAAGGCGGAAGAATTAGCATTGAATTTGGCACTTGATAATGGAATTGCAACCATAAAATCTCTGAATGGTAAGATATATGGTGGTGATTTGGATCTTGTCGGGAGTATAGTATGTGCAGATATAGTGCCACAATATGTTATTGGCTTTGCCTTAAATAATATTAATCCAGGTGAATTGATGCAAGACATCATAGGGATTGATAATTTATCAGGATATATGAGTATGAGTGGTTCACTTTCCTTCTCTGGAAGAACACAAGATGTGTTGCTATCAAGGATAGGCGGTAGTATTAAAATTTCTGGCCGCAATTTACTTTGGAAAGGATTTAGCATGGATGAAATTGTTAAAATCCCTGAAATCAATACTTCGTTTGATGATGTGATGCATAGGTTAACTTACTATACAGAATATGGTTCTACATTCTTTGACAATGTAAGTGGAAAAATAGATGTAGTAGGTGGTATAGCAGGACTTGATGATATAGAACTGGATAATAGACGCTTTAAAGGAATGTTCGTTGCAAGATATGATATAGCAAATAAATTGCTCAACTCTCTGGCTAAATTTTCTTTTATTCCAATCGGGAATAGTGCGCCAATAGTATTGCAAGTAACCAATAAGGGTGGATTACCTAATACAGAAGTAGCATTTGATACACAAAACCTTGTCATTTTTTTAAAAAATAAATTTGCAAAAAGATAA
- a CDS encoding glycosyltransferase, whose product MVIYRLFPIFYGSFTRGLPFYIRPSHYLAPTCNHKKLLLEDLPNYSIIMPLFMEQEVLEELIENISAIKYPKDKMQVLIVLEEEDVIMQHSIKSIKLPEFFQVIIVPRSNIQTKGNACNYALNFVKGEYCVIYDAEDKPDVYQLSKAVQKFHALDASYVCLQAKLNYYNWNENFLTKMFAIEYAILFDYVIPMLVKFNFSIPLGGTSNHFKTSVLKEIGGWDALNVTEDAELGIRIKSSGFKVGIIDSYTLEEAPIHVRVWIKQRMRWMKGHLKTYLDLISAISKRYQNTKKSQNVTTSTLYNSCIMKILDFVSISCLIGMPTIFFAISPIIFIVFFFADLGEFTRTALRFSGIFGIMSIAALSFITMFNKNLNIETKLWFLFPIYFVLHSVASLFSIYQLYKAPFFWNKTPHGLSKKRRYISDK is encoded by the coding sequence ATGGTTATATATAGGCTGTTCCCAATTTTTTATGGCAGTTTCACTAGAGGTCTACCTTTTTATATAAGGCCGTCGCATTATCTTGCACCTACATGTAATCATAAAAAGTTGTTACTTGAAGATTTGCCTAACTATTCAATAATTATGCCACTTTTTATGGAACAAGAAGTTCTTGAAGAATTGATAGAGAACATATCTGCAATAAAATATCCAAAAGATAAAATGCAGGTACTGATAGTGCTTGAAGAAGAAGATGTGATAATGCAACATTCTATAAAATCCATAAAGCTACCAGAGTTCTTTCAAGTAATCATTGTTCCAAGATCAAATATTCAAACCAAAGGAAATGCATGTAACTATGCACTGAATTTTGTTAAAGGCGAATATTGCGTAATTTACGATGCTGAAGATAAACCAGATGTTTATCAACTAAGTAAAGCTGTGCAGAAATTTCATGCTCTAGATGCAAGTTATGTATGCTTGCAAGCAAAGCTAAATTACTATAACTGGAATGAGAATTTTTTAACGAAAATGTTTGCAATTGAATATGCAATTTTATTTGATTATGTCATTCCAATGCTTGTAAAATTTAACTTTTCTATTCCACTTGGTGGCACCAGCAATCACTTTAAAACCAGTGTGCTGAAAGAAATAGGCGGATGGGATGCCTTAAATGTAACTGAAGATGCAGAGCTTGGCATTCGAATAAAATCAAGTGGTTTCAAGGTTGGAATTATAGATTCATATACACTTGAGGAAGCTCCGATACATGTTCGCGTTTGGATAAAACAAAGAATGCGTTGGATGAAGGGACACTTAAAGACGTATTTGGATCTAATATCAGCTATATCTAAACGTTATCAAAATACAAAAAAGTCTCAAAATGTTACAACTAGTACATTATATAACTCTTGTATAATGAAGATACTAGATTTTGTATCTATATCTTGTCTGATAGGAATGCCTACAATTTTCTTTGCTATATCTCCGATAATTTTTATTGTATTTTTTTTTGCTGATCTTGGAGAATTCACAAGAACTGCACTGAGATTCAGCGGTATATTCGGTATAATGAGCATTGCAGCTCTCTCATTCATTACTATGTTTAATAAAAATCTCAATATCGAGACAAAGTTATGGTTTTTATTTCCAATTTATTTTGTGCTACATAGTGTTGCAAGTTTGTTTTCTATATACCAGCTTTATAAAGCTCCATTTTTTTGGAATAAAACACCGCATGGTCTTTCAAAAAAAAGAAGATATATCTCTGATAAATGA
- a CDS encoding porin has product MKNNFLLLCTAFIAMQSSAIADVPRNFAGDEVSKLKTSDADKKKFSTTRNNTSSDVAVLKKAPQSATSINMTVSLSSNVQYGSVANNESDGFRYKDFDKAKGKQRSHGFVTNNKIIFQAEGGKEEIGLKYGAYVKINADTSKPIDIDLGRGQISNPVGDKMMLFLEGQFGRLEAGSYDGAHDRIKVSGSSVARATDGIAGDWSDWLSAKAYYGTTKQNISRSFIDSAQLPVNRDYVRANKITYYTPKLNGFTFGVSYIPDAEYTGTVDQIKDGVSTSDSGRGYKDVVEAGIRYSTKINDVNWTISGITEFGNAKQGSYPNANPNPTPGTPYIIERNNLFAWEIGTRFDYEGFSIAGSYGDLGKSGTTKNPKPQVASDDYKYGGSYWTAGAAYKYKDFGISVTYMQSKSAGLVINQPENMEQYITSYNKANIFSIGMDYSVLPGFLPYAEVTHFSYNRPDDNNVKGNNGIVFLVGAKLKF; this is encoded by the coding sequence ATGAAGAACAACTTTTTATTACTTTGTACAGCATTTATTGCTATGCAGAGTTCTGCAATTGCCGATGTTCCGCGCAATTTTGCTGGGGATGAAGTTTCGAAGTTAAAAACTTCAGACGCTGATAAAAAAAAATTTAGCACCACCAGAAATAATACTAGCAGTGATGTTGCCGTGCTTAAAAAAGCGCCACAAAGTGCAACTAGTATTAATATGACAGTAAGCTTAAGTTCAAATGTACAATATGGATCTGTTGCAAATAATGAAAGTGATGGATTTAGATACAAAGATTTTGATAAAGCAAAAGGTAAGCAGCGCTCTCACGGTTTTGTTACAAATAACAAGATAATATTTCAAGCAGAAGGTGGCAAAGAAGAAATTGGCCTGAAATATGGAGCATATGTCAAAATTAATGCAGATACTTCTAAACCAATAGATATAGATCTAGGTAGAGGTCAGATATCAAACCCTGTAGGCGATAAAATGATGCTATTTTTAGAAGGACAATTTGGTCGTCTTGAAGCTGGAAGCTATGATGGGGCACATGATAGAATCAAGGTTTCTGGGAGTTCAGTTGCAAGAGCGACAGATGGTATAGCAGGAGATTGGAGTGATTGGCTAAGTGCAAAAGCTTATTATGGAACAACAAAACAAAATATAAGCCGCTCATTCATTGATTCAGCACAGTTACCTGTTAATAGAGATTATGTTAGAGCAAATAAAATTACTTATTATACACCAAAACTGAATGGATTCACTTTTGGTGTAAGTTATATTCCGGATGCAGAATATACCGGCACTGTGGATCAAATTAAAGATGGCGTTTCTACCTCAGATAGTGGCAGAGGTTATAAAGACGTAGTAGAGGCTGGTATAAGATACAGCACAAAAATAAACGATGTTAATTGGACTATTTCTGGAATTACAGAGTTTGGAAATGCAAAGCAAGGATCTTATCCTAATGCAAATCCAAATCCAACTCCAGGCACTCCTTATATTATCGAAAGAAATAACTTGTTTGCATGGGAGATTGGAACAAGATTTGATTATGAAGGTTTCAGTATTGCAGGTTCATACGGAGATCTTGGGAAATCTGGCACAACAAAAAATCCAAAGCCTCAAGTTGCATCTGATGATTATAAATATGGCGGAAGTTATTGGACTGCTGGAGCTGCTTATAAATACAAAGACTTCGGCATTAGCGTGACTTATATGCAATCCAAAAGCGCTGGTCTTGTTATAAACCAACCAGAAAACATGGAGCAGTATATCACTTCGTATAACAAAGCAAATATTTTTAGTATAGGAATGGATTATTCAGTGCTTCCTGGCTTTTTACCTTATGCAGAGGTGACACACTTTAGTTACAATAGACCCGATGATAACAACGTTAAGGGTAATAACGGCATTGTGTTTTTAGTGGGAGCTAAGTTGAAGTTCTAA
- a CDS encoding FtsK/SpoIIIE family DNA translocase: protein MIDILFSSIRRALGVFLFIISACLIFAISTFSPEDSSILHASLATPKNLMGWYGAYVAEPMMQTFGYAVLFPITFLVTIALKMLQNKPSCFHILRISALFLTLPIFAGLCTFLDISTEPLLRQGGGFVGFFIKNELMWRFNHDIGFTLAAVISLVGIIISLHITFSEWRSIVVFFTKAVYRGTVSCGILFRKLKSIYMRNNKASHAIDDVIYSHDESKKVANSSREKIKIPDKTRFKPMSQTENEGKVQNSILCDDNYKLPNTGLLDPISTIQSKTQVNQQALDLNSAALKQVLEDFGVRGEITNIFPGPIVTLYELEPSAGTKSSRVINIADDIARSMSAISARIAVIPGKNAIGIELPNQKRAVVYLRELLESKEYHQNNGGLPIILGKNIGGEAVIADLAKMPHLLVAGTTGSGKSVAINTMILSLLYKHSPKTCKLVMIDPKMLELSVYDGIPHLIAPVVTEPKKAVSALKWVVREMEERYRMMSLMGVRNISGYNHVISEHIQSGKAFSKRVQTGFDQELGTPVFENIEMKNELLPYIVVIVDEMADLMLVAGKDIEAYIQRLAQMARAAGIHIIMATQRPSVDVITGVIKANFPTRISFQVTSKIDSRTILGEQGAEQLLGMGDMLYMVPGGRIERVHGPFVHDKEVESIVAFLKAQGAPNYISEDEFIDKEDGNTSAAPEEVSSDLYEKAVAIVLQDRKASTSYLQRCLKIGYNRAASLIERMEKEGIISLPNHVGKREILKG, encoded by the coding sequence ATGATTGATATATTGTTTAGCTCTATACGCAGAGCGCTCGGTGTGTTTTTATTTATAATTTCAGCATGTTTGATATTTGCTATATCTACATTCTCACCTGAAGATAGTTCAATATTGCATGCTTCTTTAGCAACTCCTAAAAATTTGATGGGATGGTATGGAGCATACGTTGCAGAACCTATGATGCAAACATTTGGTTATGCAGTATTATTTCCAATTACCTTTTTAGTGACCATTGCACTCAAAATGTTGCAAAACAAACCTTCATGTTTTCATATATTGAGAATAAGTGCATTATTTTTAACATTACCAATTTTCGCAGGACTCTGCACATTCTTAGATATTTCTACAGAACCGCTTTTAAGACAAGGTGGCGGTTTTGTTGGTTTTTTTATCAAAAATGAATTAATGTGGCGCTTCAATCATGATATTGGTTTTACATTAGCAGCAGTTATCTCTTTAGTTGGCATTATAATTTCATTGCATATTACATTTTCAGAGTGGCGCTCTATCGTGGTATTTTTTACAAAAGCTGTATATAGAGGCACTGTCTCTTGTGGCATTTTATTCAGGAAGTTAAAGTCTATTTACATGCGCAATAATAAAGCATCACACGCCATAGATGATGTTATCTACAGTCATGATGAAAGTAAAAAAGTAGCAAATTCATCCCGAGAAAAAATCAAAATTCCTGATAAAACACGCTTCAAACCTATGTCTCAAACAGAGAATGAAGGAAAAGTGCAAAATAGCATCCTATGCGATGACAATTATAAATTACCGAATACTGGCTTACTAGATCCAATATCAACAATACAATCCAAAACTCAGGTAAACCAGCAAGCATTAGATTTAAATTCCGCTGCGCTAAAACAGGTTTTGGAAGATTTTGGTGTGCGTGGAGAAATTACCAACATATTCCCTGGACCAATAGTAACATTATATGAGCTTGAACCGTCAGCCGGAACAAAATCCTCACGTGTTATTAATATAGCAGATGATATAGCCCGCTCTATGAGCGCAATATCTGCTCGTATTGCAGTAATACCAGGGAAGAATGCAATAGGCATAGAGCTACCAAACCAAAAGCGAGCAGTTGTATATTTGAGAGAACTTTTAGAAAGTAAAGAGTACCATCAAAATAATGGAGGGCTGCCGATAATACTTGGGAAGAATATAGGAGGAGAAGCTGTTATTGCAGATCTTGCGAAAATGCCGCATTTGCTGGTTGCTGGAACAACGGGGTCAGGTAAATCAGTCGCGATAAATACAATGATACTATCCTTGCTTTATAAGCATTCTCCTAAGACTTGCAAACTTGTAATGATAGATCCAAAGATGCTTGAGCTTTCTGTATATGACGGAATTCCTCATCTAATAGCACCAGTTGTCACCGAACCAAAAAAAGCAGTTTCTGCATTAAAATGGGTAGTGCGTGAGATGGAAGAGCGCTATAGGATGATGTCGCTTATGGGTGTACGCAATATTAGTGGATACAATCACGTTATATCTGAACATATACAAAGTGGAAAGGCATTCTCAAAGCGAGTACAAACTGGTTTCGATCAAGAACTTGGTACACCTGTTTTTGAAAATATTGAAATGAAGAATGAGCTGCTGCCTTACATAGTTGTTATTGTTGATGAGATGGCGGATTTAATGCTTGTGGCTGGGAAAGATATAGAAGCTTACATACAAAGACTTGCTCAAATGGCTAGAGCTGCAGGTATCCACATAATTATGGCAACACAAAGGCCTTCTGTAGATGTAATCACTGGTGTAATTAAGGCAAACTTTCCTACTAGAATCAGCTTTCAAGTTACATCAAAGATAGACAGTAGGACAATTCTTGGAGAACAAGGTGCAGAGCAACTGCTTGGTATGGGCGACATGCTATACATGGTGCCTGGCGGGCGTATAGAACGCGTTCATGGTCCATTTGTACATGATAAGGAAGTAGAAAGCATAGTTGCTTTTTTGAAAGCACAAGGCGCTCCAAACTATATATCTGAAGATGAATTTATTGACAAAGAAGATGGAAATACTAGTGCTGCTCCTGAAGAAGTCTCAAGTGATCTATATGAAAAAGCAGTTGCAATAGTATTGCAAGATAGAAAAGCAAGTACGAGTTACCTGCAAAGATGTTTGAAAATAGGTTATAATAGAGCGGCCTCTTTGATTGAGAGGATGGAAAAAGAAGGTATCATAAGCCTTCCAAATCATGTTGGAAAGCGCGAAATATTAAAGGGCTAG
- a CDS encoding magnesium chelatase domain-containing protein — MVSHITTFCFIGIEVREVDVQTHIVQGLPSFCIVGLPNKTVAESKERIRAAFSSMGLSLPTKRITVNLSPADLNKDGSHFDLPIALGLLVDLEIIPQEELENYVAMGELSLDGKLRVFT; from the coding sequence ATGGTCTCACATATCACTACTTTTTGTTTCATCGGCATTGAAGTAAGAGAGGTAGATGTTCAAACTCACATCGTTCAAGGGCTTCCAAGTTTCTGTATAGTAGGGCTTCCGAATAAAACGGTTGCGGAGTCCAAGGAACGAATTAGAGCTGCGTTTTCTAGTATGGGACTTTCCTTGCCAACTAAAAGAATTACTGTGAATTTATCTCCAGCAGATCTAAATAAAGATGGAAGTCATTTTGATTTGCCCATTGCGCTTGGATTGCTTGTAGACCTTGAAATAATCCCACAAGAGGAATTAGAAAATTACGTGGCAATGGGAGAGCTTTCGTTGGATGGAAAACTGAGAGTTTTCACATAA
- a CDS encoding IS1 family transposase yields the protein MIKAVDRSTRRTVAWVTGNRDTATFQKLYDKVSHLKECHFYTDDWNAFSKVLPKKRHTIGKSGTVSIERDNSNTRHH from the coding sequence ATCATCAAGGCGGTTGATCGTAGCACAAGGAGAACTGTTGCATGGGTTACAGGCAATCGTGATACTGCAACATTCCAAAAGCTCTACGACAAAGTGAGTCATCTGAAAGAATGTCATTTTTATACGGATGATTGGAATGCTTTTTCTAAAGTTTTACCAAAAAAGCGTCATACGATTGGCAAGTCTGGCACAGTATCTATCGAGAGAGATAATAGTAACACGCGACATCATTGA
- a CDS encoding YifB family Mg chelatase-like AAA ATPase, whose translation MKTLGKLTKVTGILPAAIKANSINKGLIYPAENSLEAAWSGNSDVYAANGLLEVLNHFTGKQKMCSPILPEIRMHGEKKPDLQDIQGQIIPKRALEIAAAGGHHMLMIGPPGSGKSMLAKRLPGIMPALSHEERLESSIIASIAGELSSNMLVEERPFREPHCSSSLPAMVGGGKNAKPGEITLAHLGILFLDELPEFSRNTLEALRQPIESRCITIARVNNHVTYPANFQLIAAMNPCRCGYYGEPNNMQCSRAPSCVEDYQNKISGPLFDRFDMQIEVRAVDILSDEMERGESSEVVAKRVMLARITQLERYENLGIKLNSELNGELLYDVVKMDEESKNLMKKACTKMHISMRGFNKILRVARTIADLSQAKEVNVLHLAEAIGYRVARK comes from the coding sequence GTGAAAACTCTCGGAAAACTTACGAAAGTGACAGGAATACTTCCGGCCGCAATAAAAGCAAACTCCATAAATAAAGGACTAATATATCCAGCAGAAAATAGCTTAGAAGCAGCATGGTCTGGAAATAGTGATGTATATGCAGCAAATGGTTTATTGGAGGTGCTTAATCACTTTACTGGAAAACAAAAGATGTGCTCTCCGATATTACCTGAAATTAGAATGCATGGAGAGAAAAAGCCGGATCTGCAAGACATACAAGGCCAAATAATTCCTAAAAGGGCGTTGGAAATTGCAGCTGCAGGCGGGCATCATATGCTAATGATAGGTCCCCCTGGTTCTGGCAAATCTATGCTCGCTAAGAGATTGCCTGGGATAATGCCAGCACTTTCACATGAAGAAAGACTTGAATCCAGTATAATTGCTAGCATAGCAGGTGAACTCTCTAGCAATATGCTAGTAGAAGAAAGGCCGTTTAGAGAACCTCACTGTTCCTCTTCTCTTCCTGCAATGGTAGGTGGAGGAAAAAATGCTAAACCTGGTGAAATAACACTTGCGCACCTAGGCATCCTATTTTTAGATGAGCTTCCAGAATTTTCAAGAAATACTCTAGAAGCATTAAGGCAGCCGATAGAAAGCCGGTGCATTACAATAGCAAGAGTAAATAACCACGTTACTTACCCTGCAAACTTTCAACTGATAGCAGCGATGAACCCATGTAGATGTGGATATTATGGAGAGCCTAACAATATGCAATGTAGTAGAGCTCCAAGCTGTGTTGAAGATTACCAAAATAAGATTTCTGGACCACTTTTTGACAGATTTGATATGCAAATCGAGGTTCGAGCAGTTGATATTCTAAGCGATGAAATGGAACGCGGTGAATCATCTGAAGTTGTTGCAAAACGAGTAATGTTAGCTCGAATTACACAATTAGAACGCTATGAAAATCTTGGAATTAAGCTTAACTCTGAGTTAAATGGTGAGCTTTTATATGATGTTGTCAAGATGGACGAGGAATCAAAAAACTTGATGAAAAAAGCGTGTACAAAGATGCATATATCAATGCGCGGCTTTAATAAAATTCTGAGAGTAGCAAGAACCATCGCTGATCTTTCGCAAGCAAAAGAAGTAAATGTGCTGCACCTTGCAGAAGCAATAGGTTATAGAGTGGCAAGAAAGTAA
- a CDS encoding S41 family peptidase has translation MTNKNNQYIKYTNSSMAYSLVKIITKVIRSLCNTFYAVLFLFNVFICNVAAAESGLSGYHSLRFFQAVMEYVKQEYVADVDEQKLIESAIQGMLTSLDPHSMYLDQKTYNEMKIATKGEFGGLGIEMTMENGMLRIISPYEDGPAFRAGIKIGDSIIAIDGEMVKGMSINEAVDKLRGEPGTSVNIKIYRENYGVLDTKIVREVIKLVPVKAKLVGGKSVGYFNVSNFNERTASIIKKEYANLIKENPSISGIVLDLRWNPGGLLEQAKEVADLFLREGVIVSIKSRNSEMNQVFCAENSDITGGMPIVVLINGGSASAAEIVAGALQENKRALVVGTKSFGKGSVQKVIPLSSGGAIKLTTALYYTPSGTSIQAAGITPDIIVPEAIVKQVEDGSNIIGSEASLKGHLRKKSDSMTNAQKENIRTLMNLDESQDFQLLRAIDTVKVMALYR, from the coding sequence ATGACTAATAAAAATAATCAATATATTAAGTATACAAATTCTTCTATGGCATATTCTCTTGTCAAGATCATAACAAAAGTAATCAGAAGTTTGTGTAATACATTTTATGCAGTATTATTTTTGTTTAATGTATTCATTTGTAATGTCGCGGCTGCAGAAAGTGGACTTAGCGGATATCACTCTCTTAGGTTTTTTCAAGCTGTAATGGAGTATGTCAAGCAGGAGTATGTAGCAGATGTAGATGAACAAAAGCTGATAGAATCGGCAATACAAGGTATGCTGACATCTCTTGACCCGCATTCGATGTACTTGGACCAAAAGACGTATAACGAGATGAAAATAGCTACTAAAGGTGAGTTTGGTGGTCTTGGTATAGAAATGACGATGGAAAATGGGATGCTGAGGATAATTTCGCCTTACGAAGATGGACCAGCATTTAGAGCTGGTATAAAAATAGGCGATAGTATTATTGCAATCGATGGAGAAATGGTGAAGGGGATGTCGATTAATGAAGCTGTGGATAAATTACGTGGTGAGCCTGGTACTTCAGTGAACATAAAAATTTATAGAGAGAATTACGGTGTACTGGATACAAAAATAGTTCGAGAAGTAATAAAGTTGGTTCCTGTGAAGGCAAAGCTTGTTGGAGGGAAGTCAGTTGGATATTTCAACGTATCTAATTTCAATGAAAGGACTGCGTCGATTATAAAAAAAGAATATGCGAATTTAATTAAAGAAAATCCTTCTATATCTGGAATTGTGCTAGATTTAAGATGGAACCCTGGAGGTTTGCTTGAGCAAGCAAAAGAGGTGGCTGATCTTTTCCTTAGAGAAGGTGTAATCGTGTCAATAAAAAGCAGAAATAGTGAGATGAACCAAGTTTTTTGTGCAGAGAATAGCGACATTACTGGTGGTATGCCTATAGTTGTGTTAATTAATGGAGGTTCTGCATCTGCTGCAGAGATAGTTGCAGGAGCATTGCAAGAGAATAAGAGAGCGCTTGTGGTTGGCACTAAGTCTTTTGGGAAGGGCTCTGTACAGAAAGTGATTCCGCTAAGCAGTGGTGGAGCAATAAAGCTTACCACAGCTCTTTACTACACGCCTTCTGGTACGTCTATACAGGCTGCTGGTATCACTCCGGACATAATAGTGCCAGAAGCGATAGTAAAGCAAGTAGAGGATGGTAGTAATATAATAGGATCTGAAGCTTCCCTAAAAGGACATTTGCGGAAAAAATCTGATAGCATGACAAATGCACAAAAAGAAAACATAAGAACGTTAATGAATTTGGATGAATCTCAAGATTTTCAATTGTTAAGAGCTATAGACACAGTTAAGGTGATGGCGCTTTATAGATGA